A segment of the Candidatus Pelagisphaera phototrophica genome:
CCATCGTACGGCGTTTTTCACATCCGCGATGCAATGGTCTATTCGCCATCGTTCCCTAGTCGACAGCCGGTAGTTGGTAGTGATGCACACATACCCCTTTTCAGCATAGCTCAGCGTAGGGTTTAAAAAACCGGGGGCACGCTTGTCACCATTCTGCCAACCACCGCCATGGATGAATACAATCGCCGGTCTCGGCTCATCTCCGCGATTGCTCGGCATTGCGAGATCGAGCTTCCACCGATCGTGGCCTTCTCGATAAACAAGATTCGGAATGAAGGTGACCCCATTGGGAACGCGTTGCTGCACCTCTTCATCGGACGGAATAGCTCGTCGTTGCCTATTCTGTTGCGAAAACAGGGAGGAGTTCAGAAGAAACAAGCAAACCAGAAGGTGAAAAAGGAGGTATTTCATTGCGTACTTTTTAACTAGGAGAATGATTCGTTTCGAATTCATATGGATTTTAGAGCGGTAGATATGAAAGTCGTAGAGATGCTAGGATACTACGATCCAACTCAATTGAATAAAGAAAGCATTTCATTGGAGGAATCAAAGTAAGGTTGATTCTGCAATCTCAGCTACTTGGTCCGGAAGCAAAATTTAAGGAGTTCGAAGCTAATTTTTTCTTAACGGGAGTTGAAATAAGTTTTTAAAATTTCCAATTAGTTTTAGAGGTTATCAAGTTGTCTAAACTATATTTACCCGGACCATTAACTAATATAAAAAAACTTAAAAACAAATAAAGTATAGGCAGCTCGCTTCCACCAATTCCTGCTTGTAAAAGCTTTTTCGAAGATGCAACCAGCATAGTGAAAAATAGTAAAAAAGCCATAGGACGTGTTATTAAACCTATTGCGATAAAAAGTGAGCCGATAGACTCAGCAAAAGCTGCCATAAACCCTAATGGTATCGATAAAGCATCATTACCTATAAATTCGGTAAGCGTGGCTCCCATCCTGTACCAACGATCACTGTCGCTCAAAATTTTTGACCAGCCATGAAAATAGCACATAAAAAATCCAGTCCCCAACCTCAATACTAAATAGGATTTTGAAGAAAAAAAAGATGAAGCATTAAATAAAAATAATGATTTCATGTAAGAGTATAATAAAGTAAATTCCTTAAAAAATAAACATAATTATTTTGTTTTTTATAATTTAAGATACAATTCAAAATTCGAATCAGGTATAAGTGAATTTCATAATAGCCCGTTTATTTGATCTATCGATATTTATGTAAGATTTCTTTAGGCAAGTGACAGGCATCTTCAGGGAAGTGTTTAAATCTTTCCTAATGCTTATCCTCGCTCCTTAAGTAATTAGTCAAAGGCAAAATCTCAATGGTTATCTTCCAGGCATCCTCCCTAGACTCTATAAATTCCTTTGCCTGAGCCAAGCGAGCGTCCTCACGAATGTAGACACCTGTGCGATATCGCTTGCCACTGTCGGCCCCTGACGGTCGATACTGTAAGGATCAATGATTTCAAAAAAATATTCCATTAACCGGGCAACTGAAAGTGTGTCCGTATTAAAAGACAGACCTGATTCGCTGGGCTTCGCAGGCTGACCAGCAGGATAGGGGTCCTTTTTTAGGAACCAGAAAAAAGCGGCTTCTCCCTTGAAACCTCATCAATCTATGTCGGGACTTTCTATTTCAGGTGCCAATTTGAAACAAGGAATTTCTGTGATGCTTCGCCTTTTTACAAAACCCAAAATCTGGCAATATTTTTTCTCTCACCCATGCGACCCGGTCTTGGCGAGGGGGCGTTTCGTTTAGCGGTGCCCCCTTATCATTCATTCCATCGATTTCACATGCTTGCACGGAAAAGGGGAATCGAGGAAATAAGCGCAATTATTATCCCAGCAGTCTTGGCAGTAGCCATCGGGGCAGGGTGTCAAAACTCCGTTCTGAGCCGATAGTTCTTGATAGCGAAAAACCTCCTCACGGGCTAAGCCCTCTGCGTCCGGATCATGGTAATCGACTCTAGCTACGGTCTTTAGACAGGTATCAGTTGAAAAATACTTACCGCTGGTAGGGCCACCGAGAATCGAACTCAGATCTAACGTTTAGGAAACGCTTGTTCTATCCGTTGAACTATGACCCCAGCAGAAATCGAGCATCTGCGATTAAGGAGAGGGGTTTTGCCGAAATTTGTCCCATCTGTAAAGGCTGACTTCCACAGAATTTCCCCCTTTCCGCTATTGACAACGGAAAGTCCGATCCTACTTTTCCCCCTTCCTATGGTTAACGAAGAGATAAACAGAAGCCTCACTCCACAAGAGCTGGACTTCACCCATGCTCATATCATGAGCCGTTATGTCACCGAGACAGGCAAGATCCTTCCTCGCAAAATGACTCGTCTGTCTTCCAAGCAACAGCGCAAGATCAACAAGGCGATCAAACGCGCTCGCAATATGCTGACGATGCAGTAATCGGCCCCAGCTGCTACGAGTCAGTGTGGGTACGGGTTTACCTGCAAACCAATAACTGTGGCTACTATACTAAAACCCAACAAGGAAAACTTGCGTGAAATGCGCAAGTTTTTGCGTTTGGGAGAGCTCGTAGCGGTTCCCACAGAAACCGTCTACGGATTAGCGGCTAATGCGCTGGACCCCAAGGCCTGTCAGAAAATTTTTACCGTCAAAGAACGGCCCCACAATGACCCCCTCATTTGTCACGTTCCCGATTTCGAATCACTTGAACAGTACTGTGAAACCAATCCATTTGCAAAAAGACTCGCCGAAGCCTTCTGGCCTGGACCTCTGACCTTGGTTCTTCCCAAAAAGTCGATCATCCCCGATATCGTTACTGCAGGCCGTGACTCCGTCGCAGTCCGATGCCCGAGTCACCCCATCTTCCGCGAACTCATTGAAGGATGTGACTTCCCCCTCGCTGCGCCTAGCGCCAATCCTTTTGCATATATCAGTCCCACCCTAGCAATCCACGTTCAAGCGAATCTCGGGGATCGGATCGAAACGATCCTTGACGGGGGACCGTGCCACCTTGGGGTTGAATCGACGATAATCGATGTTCGTGACCCCAAATCCGCGCGTATCCTTAGATACGGAGCCCTACCCATTGAGCAAATTGAAGACGCTGTAAAAAGACGAGTCGATCGCCCGCTTCCCCATCAAAGCGGAATGTCGATTGCTCCCGGAGCGCTGCCAAAGCACTACAGCCCAAGGACTATGCTTGAACTTAGATCAGTCCCGGTTCTGGAAGAAGAACTCCAAAAGACTGACGGATCCATCGCCTATCTACTTCTTCGTAAACCGTCTCACTCATCTTCCAGCAACATCCATTGGCTTTCAGAGAACGGGGAGCTTGACCGTATCGCATCGCAGCTCTACTCGAAACTAAGAGAGCTCGATGCCGCTGGCTACAAGAAAATCGTCGTTGAAGAGGCTCCAGAACTTGGCCTGGGCAGGACCATCAACGACCGCCTTCGCCGTGCAGCCTTTCAGTAAATCCACGGCTTTCGAAGCCTAATAGGACACTGAGGCGGATAAACGGATAATCTGTTCCGCCTCAAACTCATTCAGTTGGCTCAGACTTCCACTGCGGTATACATAGCCCCCTGAAAAACTGATCGATTGGGTCGGAGAGAAACTGACCGCCATTTCGCCACTGAAGATATCCTTAACCAAGCTCGGTTCCATTTCCACCCAACTATTCGACACCCCGTAGTAGGCGGACCACATATCCGAAAGCGTGAAATCGCCTGTAAATGAAACCGTATCCGCCTCTACAAAGCCGTTGGCGATCAGGGAAGGCCTTGTCGAACGATTGAAAGTGAGAGAATATTGGGAATCGGATCCAGCCTGCCAAATTATAGCGGCATCGAGTTCGACTGCAGCGTTCGTTCTGCCATCTGAAAACTGGGAATTTCTACCCCCCGCAGTTACTCGTCCGTAGAGACCATCCGAAAGCTCCGATCCAAAGCCGATTTTTGCTACCTGTTCCGAGGACTGGGAAAAATCCCCCTTAGTAGTTAGGGAGGTTAAACGAAACTCCATACCTGCAATGAATTCTGCGTTTTGTCCTAAATCAGCTCGGAGCTCCACCGGAATACTAGTCTGGTCCAAAATGCCTGAATCCTCACCTGATAGTACCGACTGGTAGTGTTGAACCGCTATCGACATCTCATACTCCTGCCCCTTGCCAAACTCTCGCGCCACGAGACCTTGAAAACGCGAGCCGTCAAGAAGTCGCGCTTCAACCATTCGTTCTGGATCAGACCAAGGAGAGCGACGCAGGCGATAGCTGACTTCCGCCACTACTGGGTAATCGAATGCGTTTGTGTCGCTGAGACCCAAAAAAAGACCTCCCGACCAAATCGCATCTACCCGATACTTCAGCGCCAGAGGCAATCCTGAACTTTTCGCAGAATGATAGTCCAAAGGTGCCGCGTGCTCCAAATCTCTGTCAAAAGAGTATCCCAACACAGGAACCACGTACTCTTTTCCTGAAGCTTCAATCGTTGCTTCAAGACTTTGGCCCGATTCGTCCGCAAACAACCCTGAACATCCCACCGCAAGGCACAGTAGCCCAAAAGAGACATTCCGACCGTAAACTGAGGGACGAAGACCTAGCATCTAGAGTTTTTGTTGAGTTTGATTGGAAACGAATTACCTATCCCTCACAAAAGCCACTTTCGCAAGAAAACTCAAGCCTCTAAATCACTATCACTCGGACGATCATCAGCGCCGGGGTTCCCTTCCTCCGCACTATCTCGCCGCTCTCGCACGTTTATACTGGCGGCTATCACTCTTTTGTCATCCATGCTTCCCGCCGTAATTTCCAAATTACCTATGGTGAAAACCTCATTGAGCCTCGGCATTCGACCCAGTTTTACCGTTATGAAGCCTCCGAAGGTCGAAACTTCCTCCGACTCCAATTCAACCCCAATTTCTTGGGAAACGTCATGCAAAGGCGTTAGGCCGTCCACGAGATAGGAGTTTTCACCGAGTTTCGAAATCATTTCCCGATCGCGATCAAACTCGTCTTGGATCTCGCCTACCAGCTCCTCAAGCACGTCCTCCAGCGTAACCGCCCCAACCGTACCGCCAAACTCGTCAATCAGGAGAGCGAAGTGCTGCTTTTGCTTTAGAAAGCCCTGCAAGACCGACTCCAACGGTTCGTCCATGGAAAACCGGGCTATCGGACGTTTTACCTCATTCAAATCAATTTCCTCAGAGGACTTGCCGATGCGGAAGACGTCCTTGATATGAACAATCCCCTCGCATTGATCGAGATCCCCCTCGCAAACGGGGAAACGGGTATGACCTGTCTCTCTAGCGACTTTTAGATTTTCGTCAGGAGAGTCCTCCACGTCGAAAAACTTGAGCTGATTCCGAGGGATCATGATGTCGTGGGCCACGCGCTTTCGCAAATCCATCACGTTATTCAAAATGCTTTCCGTCACCTCCGGTAGTTCGTCCCCATTACTGACGATCGACCGGATTTGTGATTCTACATCGATCAAATTGAGATCGGAATCAGCGTCGAGACGAAGCGCTTTGAGCACTATTCGGGATACCGCGTTAAAAAGGTTCGAGAGAGGTTGGGCGATGAACTGGAAAATTCGGACAAAAGGCACCGTAAACTGGAGGGTCCTAATCGGGGCCTGCATAGCGATGGACCGAGGAATCAGTTCGCCAAAAACAAAGCCGATGCTCACTGAAAAGACTATTCCAAATACGATCGCCATTCCAAGTGGATATTCGCCAAACCAATCCTGCGACGCTAGCCCTGCGTAAACCAGGGGAACGAAGAGTATCCCTAACACAATCGTGCTTAAAGTGATGCCCAATCTAAGTATCTTCAGGCTCGAACTCATATTCTCCAAAAGGTCCGCGACGGGCTTTGACTCCTTCAGCTCATCCATTTTACCCGTTCCGAAACGCGTGAAGCGCATTTTCATGAGACTGAACTCCGTCGCAACGAAAACAGCGTTCATCCCGAGAAGAACGAGAATGGCTAACCCGAAGAGAATCAATTCGTTCGAAGAGAAATTCACCTGTGTATCAAAGTAGCCCACCAAAAAACTCCTACAATGCGACTACTCAACCTACCGACTCAAGAACGAAGTGAGCGCCTTAATTGCCAGCTCATTCTGTTCTTCCGTTCCCACTGATAAACGGATCCATTGGCTCATCCCGTAAGGTGCCAAGGGTCGAACGATTATCCCTTCTCGCTGCATCGCTTCGAAAGCCGCGTTGCCATCAGCAACGTTTAGGGTTATAAAATTCGCTGAACTGGAAATGTATTCGATATTCAATGATTCAACACATTCCACAAAATAACGCAATCCCGCAGCATTAGCGATACGGCATGAAGAAACGAAGCCATGATCTTCAAGGGCCGCACGGGATGCGGCCAAGGCTACCGAATTAACATTGAACGGAGCGCGAGCGTGATTCAAGAGAGACACCAATTCCGGATCTCCGTATCCGTAACCAACTCGAAGCCCTGCCAGACCGTAGATCTTAGAAAAGGTTCTTGTGCAGAACACTTTTTTACCCTTGGCAATCAACGGTCTTAAATCAACGGGTTCGTCCTGATATTCAGAATACGCCTCATCAAAAACAAAGAGAACATCGTCGGGAAGGGCCTCAACCAGTTCCTCGATTTCGCTCGATGTATTAGCCGATCCACTCGGGTTGTCCGGACTCGCCAAAAAAACGATCCTGGTCCTATCCGTAACCGCCTCCCGTATTCCTTTTAAATCGTGTCGGTGGTTTATCGTGGGTACTTCAACTGGCCGACCACCAAAAAGCATGGTAACCAGTTTATATACGATAAACGAGCCTTCCCCCATGACAACTTCGTCACCTTCACGCACAAAAGCATGCCCTAACAGTTCGAGGACTTCGTTCGATCCATTTCCTACGATAAATTGATCCGGTTCCATTTTTAGCAGCTGAGCAAGAGCGTTTTTCAACTCGTAGCATCCGCCATCCGGATACAGTTCAACGCTATCCAGTGCCGTTTTCCCAGCCTCTATCGCTCTAGGCGAAGCTCCA
Coding sequences within it:
- a CDS encoding DoxX family protein, with translation MKSLFLFNASSFFSSKSYLVLRLGTGFFMCYFHGWSKILSDSDRWYRMGATLTEFIGNDALSIPLGFMAAFAESIGSLFIAIGLITRPMAFLLFFTMLVASSKKLLQAGIGGSELPILYLFLSFFILVNGPGKYSLDNLITSKTNWKF
- the rpsR gene encoding 30S ribosomal protein S18, encoding MTPAEIEHLRLRRGVLPKFVPSVKADFHRISPFPLLTTESPILLFPLPMVNEEINRSLTPQELDFTHAHIMSRYVTETGKILPRKMTRLSSKQQRKINKAIKRARNMLTMQ
- a CDS encoding L-threonylcarbamoyladenylate synthase, whose amino-acid sequence is MATILKPNKENLREMRKFLRLGELVAVPTETVYGLAANALDPKACQKIFTVKERPHNDPLICHVPDFESLEQYCETNPFAKRLAEAFWPGPLTLVLPKKSIIPDIVTAGRDSVAVRCPSHPIFRELIEGCDFPLAAPSANPFAYISPTLAIHVQANLGDRIETILDGGPCHLGVESTIIDVRDPKSARILRYGALPIEQIEDAVKRRVDRPLPHQSGMSIAPGALPKHYSPRTMLELRSVPVLEEELQKTDGSIAYLLLRKPSHSSSSNIHWLSENGELDRIASQLYSKLRELDAAGYKKIVVEEAPELGLGRTINDRLRRAAFQ
- a CDS encoding hemolysin family protein, whose product is MNFSSNELILFGLAILVLLGMNAVFVATEFSLMKMRFTRFGTGKMDELKESKPVADLLENMSSSLKILRLGITLSTIVLGILFVPLVYAGLASQDWFGEYPLGMAIVFGIVFSVSIGFVFGELIPRSIAMQAPIRTLQFTVPFVRIFQFIAQPLSNLFNAVSRIVLKALRLDADSDLNLIDVESQIRSIVSNGDELPEVTESILNNVMDLRKRVAHDIMIPRNQLKFFDVEDSPDENLKVARETGHTRFPVCEGDLDQCEGIVHIKDVFRIGKSSEEIDLNEVKRPIARFSMDEPLESVLQGFLKQKQHFALLIDEFGGTVGAVTLEDVLEELVGEIQDEFDRDREMISKLGENSYLVDGLTPLHDVSQEIGVELESEEVSTFGGFITVKLGRMPRLNEVFTIGNLEITAGSMDDKRVIAASINVRERRDSAEEGNPGADDRPSDSDLEA
- the hisC gene encoding histidinol-phosphate transaminase, whose amino-acid sequence is MPTYSELVKPELLSQSVYKPGKPIEYVARELGLNPNTIVKLASNENPFGASPRAIEAGKTALDSVELYPDGGCYELKNALAQLLKMEPDQFIVGNGSNEVLELLGHAFVREGDEVVMGEGSFIVYKLVTMLFGGRPVEVPTINHRHDLKGIREAVTDRTRIVFLASPDNPSGSANTSSEIEELVEALPDDVLFVFDEAYSEYQDEPVDLRPLIAKGKKVFCTRTFSKIYGLAGLRVGYGYGDPELVSLLNHARAPFNVNSVALAASRAALEDHGFVSSCRIANAAGLRYFVECVESLNIEYISSSANFITLNVADGNAAFEAMQREGIIVRPLAPYGMSQWIRLSVGTEEQNELAIKALTSFLSR